CACTAGCTACATCATCAGTTTTCACTGATGCATAAAAATTACCTTGATGCATTTACTCACAAAGACCACTGATATATTAAGCTAGATTCACACAACGGGACAAATCTCTTAATCAGTCCGCAGACGAGTGTTATGTGGCTGAGCTACAATGAATTGTGCCACAAGCAGCGCTCAGCGGCTTTCTTTAGTGCGAAGCCATTCGGCGGAACTAAGCCCCGCCATGCCTGTCCGCATACTGCACCGGCGATCCCCCCCAttgtgtgaatccagctttaagACACTGTTTCAGTGCTCTCAATGTCACAGTCATAATATAAAGGTGTGAAAGTTATTTTCTGCAGTTTCTAATGGTTTCTTCTTTCTGCACACAGTTTCAGCCACAAATTCATTTTGACAGCTTTGACAGTACATTTTGACAAGCTTTAAGAAAATCTTTTAATGTTCTGTAAGTCAAACAGCTTTCATTCTGTAATTTCCCCATTTATTAAGAAAGTTGACTGTTATTTGCAGTTATGTTACTTACTGCTCGATTTCCTTCTGTAATAATGTCTACGTAGCAATGCAGGACATGGCTGAGACAAGAGGAAAGAGAAATATGAGCCTGGCATTAACGTCTGTCATTCAGGCCTTTGATAATTTTCGCAGGTCGTTTCCAAATTAACGGAACAATGTTAGCTTCAATTGGCTGTTAAAATATGTCCCATGCACCTAGCTCCTTGGTTCACCCTCATTTTAACCCATTTAAACCTGATTGTTTAAATGGTTTAAAGATGGCTGTAGAAAACTTAAAAATGGCCGTAGACAACTTAAACATATTTGTACTTCCTTGCCTAATCCCTTGTCAGGGTAATCCTTGCCGGGGTGAAGACTCTTGATACCAGTATAACTTTATGCATATTAATAAAAATTTTTGTCTGTTGACTTTCTTCCCTTTATATTGATGTCATGATTGGCAATTCAGATATTATATTAATTAATAGCTTATCTGACTGCACAAATTCAATGTGTTGTCAAGTGGCCCCTCCGCATTTTAGCATGTTCTCTTGGTCAATGAAAATCTAGGATGTCAATGATTCTTAAAAATattggggttttacatgccaaaatgaaaatatgattatgaggtacgctgtaatgggggactccagattaattttggccacctgaggttcttcaaTATGCACCCCATGCCTAGTGTGCAAACATTTTttaatttcgcccccatcaaaatttGATCCCGTGTCGTTGAGCTTAGCGGCACAACGCCAAGGCCACTATGCTACCACAGCAGGTATGTCAATCAATCTATGTAAAATTATGCTCATATTTTTTATGAGCCATATTTGCCATTATGCCATATTTCTTTAGCTCTTTTGCACTGTCCGTCTAGTGAAACAGTACATTACAAAGGTTTTACTTGCCAGTTGCACTTTTCAACATAACAGGCATTGCAAGTACAATCCAGTGCAGTACAGTGCTTCCCCCCGTCTTTCAACAGAACAATGACTAAATCACCTTCCTCTATGCTAGTGTCTCTTCAATGTTCTGATTAGTTATGCTGGAAAGTTTTGTGCCCTTGCCAGTCTTTCTCACATGCGATGGCTTCTGGCTTAGCCCATGCATTGTGCAATGTTTGTATGAAATATATGACCCCTCTTTTCACACGCAATAAAACCTTGATCCAACTCATCTAGCAGATCCTCTATTGCATTATGGTGACAGGTCAGAAACTTAGTGCCAACGTTCCTCATAGGGTACATGTATACATGAACCAGCGAACAGTCCTGTCCAATTCTCATTCCTAGCCACATCTCTGTCTTTGCCTTGCTCATTCACTGCCACGGTGTGAACCTCCTCACTCCATTAGGGGAAGGGGTTGTTCTTGGCTGCGGCAAACACCCAAGGGGATAGCAAGACATTTCTTTTGAACATGAGGTCAATATAATTCCTCCCCTAATCATTTTTCTGTCCTCTGTATTACTATGTGTGTATGTTCATGCTATGAGCTGTGATTCTCATCCCAGCATTTGCCAACCTTGCCATTTACTGACTTTGACATCTTTAGAAAAGGCCCCCCATACTTGCATTGAAGTACTTGGAACACTATCCatgttattgttatattgttgcTTTTATCCTTCAGTGTGCAATGAATAGTAAATTTAGATCTTCAGGGCAGTCTCACACTCTTTATAGGCCTTAAAATAGCCATGCCAAAGATAAACGCTCTCGAGCAAAGTAGTACATGCAAGCAATATTTCAAAGCTACAGTGTGAACACAAGAACAGAAGGCGTGAAGGTGGACAGACATCGCTTTCGCTCCCACTCCCACTGAAGCACACAAGTTTCTAATTGTTCCAGACGTGCATCTTGCCAGCAATATGGCACAAGCACGGGAGTGGGACACTCACCCCCATCAGCAGTACTCTTTTTGTCCATCGCTGTGCTCTCTAGTTTGGCTTTCTTTCTGTGCACCAGAGCGGCGGAAACCTCGTTCTTGGCATCCTCCGCGCCACTGGACTCTCCGTCACACTTTCCAGTGGGCCTTGTGTCAGCTTCGCCTGTTCCCGACGGAACCCGGTCGTCGGCACGATGCTCCTCGTGAACATGCTCGTGAGCGTGTTCATGGCTATGACTGTGGCCACCCTTAATCATGCGCACAAATTTTTCAACCATGAGGAAAGCGAGAATACCGGCAAGCACCCACAGGCCGACGCTCATGTCATGAGGCCCGTGAGCATGGTCGTGACTGTGGGAATGGCTGTGGGCATGACTGCCATGGCTATGGCCGTGACCTGTGTGTGCAGTACCGGAGACCTCTTCACTGCTGTGCGGCATCAGCGCGTGTGGAATGAGGTGGAGGAACGCATCGCCAAGCAAGCCCCCCGAGGCGAAGCTGAGGAGAACCTTGAGCAGCGACTCATGGCCAGAGCGCGAGTCGATAGGAATGAAAAATAAGATCAGAAACGGTGCGACACTAATCAGCAGTGTGGAACCGAGAGCGCGGCCCCAAATAAAAGCAGTCTCTTCGAATGATCGGATCGGTTTCTTCTTGGGAGCGGCCGATGCATGGGAATGAGGAGACGATGCTACGTGTCCATGGGAATGATGGTGTGCCTCACTGCCAGCTGCAGCAGCTGCGACGTGCGGGTCGTTGGCTACGCGTGAGTACTTGAACGCTGCAGGTTCGTGGCCGTGTTCGTGGTCATGGTCGTGATCATGGTCGTGGTCATGATCGTGGTCACTGTGGTAGTGGGCCCCTGCTAGCCGAAGTTCGGCACTGACTAGCGCGACAAGCGTTACTAACAATGCACTACTACTTCGAAACAACATGTCTCTCGTTTGTGGATGCGTCTTCACTAAAGAAACTTGCGGAGCGCCCACTACAAGAGCATGCTATCTAAACTAGTTTACAAAAGGGAGACTTCGCTGCACTCCTCGGCTAGGCGGGCATTACAACCTACAACTCTTTGCCGACGTGTTTTTAAATGAAGGCAACGATCATCGGCCCCCTGGCGGCTTTGTAAAATGCACCAAAATAAAACAATTGTTAATTATATTTGTCTAATATTAGGTATTAATTTTGCTAATATTTTAGTGTATTATTCCGTTACTATAACTCACATTTACACGTTTCATTCATTATATAGATtgtttatgcaaaaaaaaaaaaaacttacaaacGTCAGTAAAACCACgacctaagcaaaaaaaaaaaaaaaagaataagaagaaagaaaagagaagataaaaaatgtcagcccttcactgggtggagatggaagaccagtgaagctgtgctatggtgggaattatgcatttccaattatgacttttaagatgtgatggtgtaattggttattttaactattaaagaatgagaaatatatatgatccggtggttttcatttatttagtgaccacagggaccatggccttatggtcgctacggcacaccgccatacggcaaaggttggcaccatggaggaaggaaaaaaactaacaaaaactaACAAAACTACCTCCatggttggcacgttcttcctaaacacgtcaccaacgccgcgcgcattcggtgcgaacgcgggaaaaacgccgccgccgtcgacaacagttgtgcgcgttgtttgtgtgagcgcacacaaccgctgtcaaaacgctggctacgtgacggaaagGCCATAAACGCCGTTGTCGtagggagaggcgggcgagagcccagagagagtcggcggcagagctaggccggcagggctgcgcgcatgcgccgcagtgggagagcgggcacgcacagtagtagtagtagtagtagtagtagtagtagtagtagtagtagtagtagtagaggttgaggaaaagagaaaagatgcatgtttctgaagcccttgacccttttcgcggtgctCTCGTGGGTGCTGCAATGTTTGAgcgcgtggtgacgcgtccattgcttgcctcagccgcctccgcgTCATGCTCAGGCACATTGATTCAaatgtgcgcctattcactcacacgttggcgatagggtgggcgtaagttttcgtgcgagtaagggtggatgtgtgtagataacgtgcgggaaacttactatgccagtaagtggcactactttattttgtaacgagcggtactcactcccaagtgccgacgttccggagttgaagtcctttcttcggagattagctatacagcgcaggcggatgaattatatttttttatccttgaggaaagccgtgcatcgcgaagggcggcaacacaggcagtccttatgcagcagctgcgacacaggttgattttattcattaatatgtgaatcactatttttgtagCCAACTACCACACACGtattccctttatcgttacacattttgcagtatgaattgggcacagtgcattagcgcacacccagttgcattttcgacagctgatcgcacaataGCAGGGTTGAagtagtaatggtttcgtattcggtgcgcatttgctgaggcaacgtatggcgcgctgccgaaagcgccatctcgttcctctagagtaaactgctccgcgaaaagggtcgagCACGGCTCAATATCTGAGGGGCAgggaaagggggatagaaagtaggaaaagtggaagaaggggagggagagggtagtcgtcatcgtctcaGGCAGGGTGCCTGAGACGTCTCAGgcagtccgacgttatcggcgcgcgggccagcatCGTTCGCGGCCAGcaacgctacgccggttgcgctgcgccagctgTTTatttcagagcatgcgcagaatgatcccaagcccgcgcgccgctttgaacggctgtctgcatGGAGGCTgtctgcattttattgcgatagcaattatatggacacttccaccggatttctgccgtcggcgtcgccgtcgccgtgaggttccgtatagataaaatcttcgccgcgcgccgtatgcccgagcggaagcgtgcgggcacgcacgctgtcacggagagcgaacgcactcaatctcccacgcgcaagcaaggaagcgggaagcgagcgccggagggagcggggggggggggggggggcgcacttctactctgccaacaaccgcgcgcgtcgctggcccgcaccgtctcttacacacggctctgacctttatgcgctgtgcattcgccgctcagtttccgttgaagcgatagaccgcacgtaacttcgcccgctgcggcgtatatgcgcttgctgccagcgttttgacagtcgttgtctgcagtcattcagtgtgatctattcatgtttgtttgtgcgcgctcacaccccagttagtaatagtcgggccacattttccaacgcacgctacacatgcaatgctgcccggatcggcagtgcagcgctacaggtgtgtcccttcgcacgcgctgcccacgggaagcgcttctcatcaacaccaccgtttcacacgcaccttctcgtggtcatcgagtctctcttcatgtcggtctacttacgccgcagcacacctgcttacttaatcagctcatgtttactacaattcatattgctactaaagccgctcaccttacttcgtatgacattgctgtgttgctatcgcattcattgcttcgcccttagggcgaaactgtgacattttttcttaccTCCATGGctctgcgaccgtcggcgaagcggcgtgggcgcctttatttcttcgcgcgaaatgcattgtaggttggcgcagtcggcgcgaccaacgcgagcaggagccaattcagcgccgggcccgtcggggcACGTCGGAAGCCGGCGGTTACGTTGGTTGCGCCGGgggttcgttttcgccaacgtgacgtagcgcgcgcgcgctcgcgttacgtcTGACTATAAACGGCCCTCAACCAGTCGGagccagcatcgaatcggcaaggtagcagagtacgaccttgaataccctgctggaactgcgggctgggaagagcaggtccg
The DNA window shown above is from Dermacentor silvarum isolate Dsil-2018 chromosome 1, BIME_Dsil_1.4, whole genome shotgun sequence and carries:
- the LOC119436525 gene encoding protein catecholamines up-like, producing the protein MLFRSSSALLVTLVALVSAELRLAGAHYHSDHDHDHDHDHDHDHEHGHEPAAFKYSRVANDPHVAAAAAGSEAHHHSHGHVASSPHSHASAAPKKKPIRSFEETAFIWGRALGSTLLISVAPFLILFFIPIDSRSGHESLLKVLLSFASGGLLGDAFLHLIPHALMPHSSEEVSGTAHTGHGHSHGSHAHSHSHSHDHAHGPHDMSVGLWVLAGILAFLMVEKFVRMIKGGHSHSHEHAHEHVHEEHRADDRVPSGTGEADTRPTGKCDGESSGAEDAKNEVSAALVHRKKAKLESTAMDKKSTADGEKRPSDIKVAAYLNLAADFTHNFTDGLAIGASYIAGNTAGFISTVTILLHEVPHEIGDFAILVQSGYSKRKAMCMQLVTAVGCLSGTLCSLIADGVSSSANLWVLPFTAGGFIYIATVSVIPELLENTRLWQSVKEIFALLLGVSMMALLTQFE